GCTGGGAGCTGTATGAGCGGTAACGTCCACGTATGGCTCCGTGAGAAGGGCGGTGGACAGAAATGGCCTTGTTGTACCTCACTCTCGTCTTCAATGGGGTCTGCTCTTTCTTTTTTGGGAGAGTATGCCAATATGATCTTAATGAGGTGCGGGGCTTTGCATCTGACATTCGTTGGGCTTCTCTCTTCGGGAGCCTGCGCCCCGGCCTTTTTGTGCAATAAACCCCTCCGGCCGAAGACTAGTGGTAGGTGGTCCTGCGGAGCTTTCGGAAAAGGGTAGCCTTGTGTGTAAGCACAGCAATGAACCGCGGCGAACCCTCAGACGACCTATCTAAGATTAGGGGGGGATCCTCAGTAGTGGTGACCCTTTCACTCTTCCACGGACTGATACATGTACCGAATGCTCATACGGGAAAGTTGACTCCTGAGTCTGGAACCTGGGGGGTTGCTCCGAGAAATCCTTTCTTTCTCGTCCACTCAGGGGGGTGCGGACACACCTGCGCGGATTACAGGTGACAGTTACAAGAATGGCGGGGAAGTTAACAGTACCCGACGACATTCAGGGATGGATGTAGACCCATCGGGCAGGGATAATCATTCCGGTCCTGGTAGAAGTGGCGACCATTCTCAAGAACGAAAAAGACTGAGCTGAGGGAAGCCCTATGAGTCACTGAAACGACGGCAGGAGTGCCCTTTTTCTATCAATAGAGGGAGCAAAAAACGGGCTTTGCTCCCCTTTACAATATGAAGAAAGAAATAAGGGTCGAAGTTTAGACCGCTCACAGTAGTTCTACCTATAGAAAGGATCATGAAAGAGGCGATCAGAATGGTACTCGAATCCATTTACGATCTCGAGTTTCCAGACGCATCGCACTTCCGCTCGGGTCGAGGCTTCCACTCCGTCCTAAGACGGATCAAAGAAGAGTGGGGAACCTCTCGCAGGTTTTTGGAATTCGACATCAGGAAGTGTTTTCACACCATCGACCGACATCGACTCATCCCAATCTTTAAGGAAGAGATCGACGATCCCAAGTTCTTTTACCCCATTCAGAAAGTCTTTTCCGCCGGACGACTCGTAGGAGGTGAGAAGGGCCCTTACTCCGTCCCACACAGTGTATTACTATCGGCCCTACCAGGCAACATCTACCTACACAAGCTCGATCAGGAGATAGGGAGGATCCGACAGAAGTACGAAATTCCGATTGTTCAGAGAATAAGATCGGTTCTATTAAGAACAGGTCGTATTGATGACCAAGAAAAGTCTTCCGAAGAAGCAAGCTTCAACGCTCCCCAAGACAACAGAGCCATCATTGTGGGGAGGTTAAAGAGCATCCAACGCAAAGCGGCCTTTCATTCCCTTGTTTCGTCGTGGCACGCCCCCCCCACAAGCACCCCCCGGCTCAGGGGGGACCAGAAAACGCCTTTCGTTTTCCACCCTTCGTCGGCCCTTGCCGCCTTCCTTAACAAGCCCTCGAGCCTCCTTTGCGCCGCCTTCTTCATAGAAGCCGCCGGGTTTCCCCGGAAGTCCGAATTCTATGGTAGAGAACGCTGTAATAATAATTGGGCCATGAGAGACTCTTTTAAGTATTGCAAAAGAAAGGGCCCGCTGATAGAGCTGGGCGGGGAGGCGATACTTGTTATCAGGTCAGAGAGAGGCCTGGCCCGTAAGCTGGCCCCCTTAAAAACCTATTACTTAATAAGGATTTGTTACGCACGATATGCCGACGACTTACTACTGGGAATCGTGGGTTCCGTCGAGCTTCTCATAGAAATACAAAAACGTATCGCCCACTTCCTACAATCTGGCTTGAACCTTTGGGTAGACTCTGCAGGATCAACAACCATAGCTGCACGGAGTACGGTAGAATTCCTCGGTACGGTCATTCGGGAAGTCCCTCCGAGGGCGACTCCCATACAATTCTTGCGAGAGCTGGAGAAGCGTCTACGGGTAAAGCACCGTATCCATATAACTGCTTGCCACCTACGCTCCGCCATCCATTCCAAGTTTAGGAACCTAGGTAATAGTATCCCGATCAAAGAGCTGACGAAGGGGATGAGCGGAAGAGGGAGTCTACTGGACGCGGTTCAACTAGCGGAGACTCTTGGAACAGCTGGAGTAAGAAGTCCCCAAGTGAGCGTCTTATGGGGGGCCGTCAAGCACATACGGCAAGGACCAAGGGAGATCTCGTTGTTGCATAGCTCAGGTCGGAGCAAGGTGCCATCGGACGTTCAACAGGTAGTCTCACGATCGGGCACTCATGCCCCGACATTGTCATTGTATACTCCCGCGGGTCGGAAGGCGGCGGGGGAAGGAGGGGGACACTGGGCGAGATCTATCAGCAGCGAATTCCCCATACAAATAGAGGCACCTATCAAAAAGATACTTCGAAGGCTTCGGGATCGAGGTCTCATTAGCCGAAGAAGACCCTGGCCAATCCACGTGGCCTGCTTGACGAACGTCAGCGACGGAGACATCGTAAATTGGTCCGCGGGCATCGCGATAAGTCCTCTGTCCTACTACAGGTGCTGCGACAACCTTTACCAAGTCCGAACGATTGTCGACCACCAGATCCGCTGGTCTGCAATATTCACCCCGGCCCACAAGCACAAATCCTCGGCGCGGAATATAATCCTAAAGTACTCCAAAGACTCAAATATAGTCAATCAAGAAGGTGGTAAGACCCTTGCAGAGTTCCCCAACAGCATAGAGCTTGGGAAGCTCGGATCCGGTCAAGATCCGAACAACAATGAACACTCAACTACTAGTAAAAGGGGAGAAAGTTGACTTTGAGATGAGAAAGAAGGTGCTTCTTGCCGCTTTATTAGTAAGTAAGCTTGTTTTATATCTCCTCAATAAAGGCGAAAGATCACTCCTAAAAGCAAGCTTTCTCTTATATACGATACCATACCACAGAATTTCATTTGCCTTCCTGCTTAAGGCACTAGTTCGGATGGAAACCCTGATCAGGCAGGTGGCCTAGCTAACATAGCTATCCGTCAGAAATAGCTGCATTCCGTTGCAGGCTACTATAGAGGCATATAATTTTCCGGGTGTTAAGAGAGATATTGAATCGAAAGCGGACATGCTTGCTCACTGGCTAGATCGGGCTGTCTGTACCTTTGCTAACTCTTCTGCCTGTAAGGAAGCTTGAAAGAGGGAATTCTCTGATCTATGACCCCGAAAGAAAGATAGTCTTTTTTTCGATTCCGCGCATTGGAACTGAAAAGGGCTATTCATAAACAGTCTTCCTTGCTTCTTACCTCTTATCTTATTGTAGGAGATAATCGGAGAGAGAAAATCCTATCAATTCCTTTTGAATAAGGCTACGCTCCTTCAAGCCTTTGAAAGTATTGAAAATAGAATCTTTGTTTTCAGGCGGGTTTTCTTCTCCACCAACAACCAAGACGCATGAAAGCGGTTTCCAGCGCTGCTGGGCAGAAAGACATGATGGCATGAAACTCGATTACGTACGCTGATTGTTCGTCCACTTCAAACGCTCAAAACAGACCATTTCCGTGTGAAATGACAGGGATTGGTTTGGTTACTTAGGGAATCTCAACCGATGAAGCGAGCTAGGTTTGAGGGGAATCAGAAAGGGACCTCTCACTCAATTCAATAACATGTTCTAGGGCATCTTTTTCTAATAATAATGTTCGCATTTGACCAGGCTTTTTGGACGTTCCATGATTAAACCGACTAGCGGCACTTTCGAGATGCCACCTTGAAATATAAAAAAAGTGTTTTCAATTCCATTTGACTCGGGGCGTCAGGGACCCTCCAACAGAAACCTCGTCTTTTTTGTCGTCGATAAGTTCTCCCTCAGTGCCCTACTATTCATAAGAAATACTGATTGTTGAGAGACTGCTTTATGAAAGCCCGGTGAGGCCTCAACCGACAGCCTTGCTTCGTTCTGCGGCGGTTTTCAAGCTAGCACCCGTTTCAGCATATCATCTCGCTCGATTCCAAAAAAAAGAAAGAGACGCAGTTTTTGATTATCCAGTTCTATATCAAAAACGAGCAGTTGATCCCACGAAAGCAACGCTGGCTTTGTTGCGGGTTTAACTGGAATTGTAAGAAGTGAGGTAAATTGCCTTTCTCCCCACCCCATATGCCTCCTCTGCTTATGCCACTGGTGATGAACTCACTATGGCTATTCAACGTCAAACTCAGAGTTTTTCTTACTACATAGGCGGCTAAACGAAGCCCCAGTCTTTTTTTGTCAAACCCCAACCCCCTTATTAGTAGCCGAAGTAAAGGCCAGCATGAGATCAAAGTCACTTGCCGTCCGTTCGCTCTCTGTTCAACAAAGGCCATCGATATTCCCTTACTTCTCAAGTTTTGAATTTTATGAGCCCTTCGATTGTATCCCATAATAAAATCTCTCTGATAAACATCTTGTCGATGATTCGATTTTCACATATTATTTAGAATCTTCGTGTGCGCTTTTCGCCTGGCTTCTTTGCGTAAAGAACCTAACTCATCTGAAGTTAAGAAAAATGAACCATTTAACCTTTTAACCAGTGTATGCTAAGTAGTGGCAATAAGAATCTGAACTTTCTTCAATTTGAACCAGAACTTGAATAGGAAAACAAGTGGACACACCCGCAAGGAAACCCATCTCGAAACCAGCGAGTTGCCTAAAACCTCCCTTGTTGTCTTGCTTGCTTTCGGATAAGAAAGACTAGTCACTTTAACCTACCTTCCTAGCTTTAGTTGTCTTAAGGCCTGTCTTTCTTTCAGAACCTTGTTACTTTGTTGCTGTCTTTTCGCCTGAGGCTTTCGGACAAGACTACTTACTCCAGTAGGTTAGTAAGCTACCTCTTCCGCTTTCAGGCAAGGGTAGCTCTGAAGGGAGAGTTGAGCGGAACCAGGCATAAGGAGCAAGAATCGCTATTGATAGTTCCCCCGCTAGGGGAACGTCAGGAGGGGACATGCTCTATGTCCACTGATTCTGTTTAGTACAGTATAGGAAGCCCTTGTTTGAGTGAGAGCTTCTAGAATGCCATTCATTTCGCAATAAGAAAGTTTTCCACATAGAGGTTGAAGCTACTTAAAGCGAGAGTGCATCCAAAAATTCGAGAAGAGTGCTCGGCCTTGGTTGAAACAATTATAGGTGTCAATGGACCGATTTCACTAGCAGAGCACTTTCTCCAATGTGCGCAAACAGAGATGCCACTTTCAATGATGGACACCGGCCCTTGTGTTAAAGTAGCATCGAGTTTCGCTTGGAAACCGGCAAGTTTCGAGTTTCCAAATAAGTGGTACCCTTTCTTTACTTTAGAGTCCGGTAGGTCAATTAAGTTGCCTAAATCTCTTCCTTATCTGCTGCTCTGTAGCTGCCTTCCTCGCTTCGTCTTCGGCTTTCAGAGTTGTGAACTAACCTCTTCCTTTTACAGCCAGACAACTGGCAGATAAGCAGGGCATCTAAAGAACATAAGATCCGAGTTGCCGCCAGGCATAAAAGTCATATTGTCAACTAGGGAAATTGGCACAACCAGGCATCTCAAACATTGATAAGGGAAGAATCAGGCTTTCATTAGGATGATATTCCTTTCATCCGAATGGCAAGGCTTGCTAGTTTCCTGAAGTACACTCGCATCTGTCTATCTATGTCATAGTTGCTTGGAAGGAAGGTCTCAGATGTACCTTCGGCATGTATGAGATTTTCTTTCCTCTATCTATGTCATACTTGGGATTCACTGACAGCCAATTCCAAGTAGATCCTCCCTCCCCCTCGCTCCACTTCGTTTCGCTCGTTTTCTCTTTCCTTCTGCCTGCAAAAAAAGTTCTGAGATTGGTTTTGTGTGCGTTAGCGATCATCAAACCTGTGACATAGATAAGATTGGAGTTCATGCAGTTGGAATGCCTGAGACCACTTTTAGCCTTGCTGCTCTTGCTTCTCTGGCTACTGCTCCGGCTAAGGCTTTCTTTCCGCTTTGACTTGCCTTCCTTATCTTTCAATCTGGACTTGCATGTGTTCCATGACTATTTCGAGTGATTGCTGCTATCTGGCTTGAGTTAGACAAGCAGAGAAGGATCTTATGCCACCGGTGACCGGCCTGTCTATCTAGTATCTAGTACTAGGACTAGTAGAGTAGAGGCACTACTGGGCGGGGCTTCCTCGATCACAGCTTCTCGCTTAGCTAACTGCCAGACAAGGATGCAAATCAACTCCTTATATAGAATGCAGATCGACACATTCAATGAAGCAGCCAGTACGGCAGACAAGCTACTTTCTTATTCTAGGACTGGAAGATCCTCTATCTATTAGCATACCCGTACCGGCAGTTAGACTAGCACTCTCTCCCCAATCAATCGCAGTAACTGGCTGTAAGAGAGCTGACTGTCTACTATCTATGTCATGCCTTGGCAGGTGAATATGAGAGAGAGGCTGTAAGTGCATTCTCTCCTTCTCCATCTTCTGGAAAGCACTCTTTGAGCATGCTGACAGAATGATTGACACTCACATCTCTCTCATTTCCAGTGATTTCGCTACAGTTTACTAGCGCATTCCTAGACTAAGACTACGGCATTGAAGAAGCAAGCTCACTCTCATTCCAGGAATCAGAGGAAGGCATTCTGTCCGGTAATGAAGTACGAAGTTTCCGGCTTGCTTTCTCTCTTCTCTTCTCTTGCAGTTGGCAGTCTCAGTCAACCTTGTTCCGGGCCTTCTCTTCTACTCTATCTGCTTATTGGATTGGTAGGTACAGTCTTTCTTCTAGGCTTCTGATTGAACTTGTTGGTAATGGGAGAGAAGGCAATCGACAGATAACTGGTAAGTAAAGCTATGGACTGGGTTCTCACTCTAAGCCAGTACCAGTAATTTGAAAAAACGATAGACATCTAGCGCATTCACTCGTTTTTTCTTTCTGATAGGCCAACTCAAAGAGGGAAATGCAAGGGGCGTTAGCGGTCTTTTTTGCCTCGCCTGCTACTGGGAAGAGAGAGCCGCTGTCATTCTTCGCTTCGTTCGAGAATCAACTGCACATGAATAGGCTCTTCCTTAGGCCTTCAAGGAGGAAGCGGCTTTTTTCCAAAATTACCGGGAAAATGAAATGAAATTCTTTCGTAAGGCAAGAAAGTCGCCTAAGGAAAGTAGAAGTCTATGCACACTAACCGAATCTTTGGGGAAGGATGGTGGTGCAAATTGGCCTTTTCCCTTCTCCTTTCTAAAGCTAAAGCAAAAAAGAATGTCATCATTCTGATCGTGACTTGAAAAAAGAAAGAAGAGAAGGAACTTGGAGTTGGCGCCCACATAACGGATTGCTTGCTTACCAAGCCATCCTGGCTTTTCGCTCCTCTCCAACCAGTCAAGTGGCTTTCACTCCTCCAGTTCTATTATTATTGACTTGACTTATTATTATAAAAACTACTCACTATCCAAATGAAAGACGATCGATTATCTACCCAAGAAGATAGAGAGTCCCACATACGAGAAAAGGTCACAAATAGAGTTGAACCAAGTAACATTGCAAAGGCATAATGATAGTAGGGTCGGGATATCCCCGCCCTCCGAACCGGACGTGAGGGTCTCCCCTCATCCGGCTCTCTGCAGGGGAATCTCCACTCACTGCTTCCCCTAATATCCTCCCTTTACCACATCATGGGGGTTTACAGGAGATCCCAGAGGCTCGCTCGGAAAGGCTGCTATACCATACCTTTTGACTTAACTCTACTCTAGTAGTCACTAGACTCACTATAGTAGTCCGTCTGGCTGCTCTTGCTGAAATCATTACTCAACATTCTCCCGTGCTCTAGCAATTGCGCTCCCTAGACCACTACCATGTAGTTAGGTAGGGACAATAAGTCCGT
This DNA window, taken from Capsicum annuum cultivar Jeju mitochondrion, complete genome, encodes the following:
- the orf122 gene encoding hypothetical protein: MGYNRRAHKIQNLRSKGISMAFVEQRANGRQVTLISCWPLLRLLIRGLGFDKKRLGLRLAAYVVRKTLSLTLNSHSEFITSGISRGGIWGGEKGNLPHFLQFQLNPQQSQRCFRGINCSFLI
- the mat-R gene encoding maturase-related protein → MKEAIRMVLESIYDLEFPDASHFRSGRGFHSVLRRIKEEWGTSRRFLEFDIRKCFHTIDRHRLIPIFKEEIDDPKFFYPIQKVFSAGRLVGGEKGPYSVPHSVLLSALPGNIYLHKLDQEIGRIRQKYEIPIVQRIRSVLLRTGRIDDQEKSSEEASFNAPQDNRAIIVGRLKSIQRKAAFHSLVSSWHAPPTSTPRLRGDQKTPFVFHPSSALAAFLNKPSSLLCAAFFIEAAGFPRKSEFYGRERCNNNWAMRDSFKYCKRKGPLIELGGEAILVIRSERGLARKLAPLKTYYLIRICYARYADDLLLGIVGSVELLIEIQKRIAHFLQSGLNLWVDSAGSTTIAARSTVEFLGTVIREVPPRATPIQFLRELEKRLRVKHRIHITACHLRSAIHSKFRNLGNSIPIKELTKGMSGRGSLLDAVQLAETLGTAGVRSPQVSVLWGAVKHIRQGPREISLLHSSGRSKVPSDVQQVVSRSGTHAPTLSLYTPAGRKAAGEGGGHWARSISSEFPIQIEAPIKKILRRLRDRGLISRRRPWPIHVACLTNVSDGDIVNWSAGIAISPLSYYRCCDNLYQVRTIVDHQIRWSAIFTPAHKHKSSARNIILKYSKDSNIVNQEGGKTLAEFPNSIELGKLGSGQDPNNNEHSTTSKRGES